The sequence AGAGAAAACACCAACAAACCCATCACAAGCGTGAAAGTGCGTTTGGGTTTTGAAAAGAAAATCCCCAAAGAAATCGCTCATGCACTCAATGACGCTCCAATTGATTATGTGGTGGTGCATGGAAGGACACGAAGCGATAAATACCAAAAAGATAAAATAGATTATGAAAGCATCGCCTTAATGAAAGAGATTTTAAAAAAGCCTGTGATAGCCAATGGCGAAATTGACAGCGTGAAAAAAGCCTTTGAAGTCTTGCAAATCACGCAAGCTGATGGGCTAATGATAGGGCGAGCAGCCTTAAGAGCCCCATGGATATTTTGGCAAATTAGGAATAACACCACAGAATTACCGGCGGTTGTAAAAAAAGACTTGGTTTTAGAACATTTTGATAAAATGGTGGAGTTTTATGGGGATAGGGGGGTTGTCATGTTTAGGAAAAACTTGCATGCTTACGCTAAGGGCGAAATGCAAGCGAGTGCGTTTCGTAATTGCGTCAATACCCTTACAGAAATAAAGAGCATGCGAGAGAGCATAGAGGAATTTTTTAATCAAGAAATGTTGCAAGGTGAAGTGCCATTATGGGTAGAATTGAATCAAAAAAGCGTTTGAGGGCGGTTATTTTTTTAGCCAGTTTGG comes from Helicobacter acinonychis and encodes:
- a CDS encoding tRNA dihydrouridine synthase, translated to MDFKNKKWLFLAPLAGYTDLPFRSVVKKFGVDVTTSEMVSSHSLVYAFDKTSKMLEKSTLEDHFMVQISGSKESVVKEAVEKINALEHVSGIDFNCGCPAPKVANHGNGSGLLKDLNHLVKLLKVIRENTNKPITSVKVRLGFEKKIPKEIAHALNDAPIDYVVVHGRTRSDKYQKDKIDYESIALMKEILKKPVIANGEIDSVKKAFEVLQITQADGLMIGRAALRAPWIFWQIRNNTTELPAVVKKDLVLEHFDKMVEFYGDRGVVMFRKNLHAYAKGEMQASAFRNCVNTLTEIKSMRESIEEFFNQEMLQGEVPLWVELNQKSV